In the genome of Acidimicrobiales bacterium, the window CGTGCGAGGGATCAGGAACACGGTACGTAGCGATCCCCGCACGGCTACTGTCCAGTAGATCGCGGCCGAGGCGGGCCGCGGGTTCGGGGGAAGAACGATGGCCGGTTCCACAGCTCGGGGGAGCACCGTCGCCCGCGTCGCCCTGGCGATCTCCTTGGGGATCGCCGTCGCCACCGCGTCCGGCGCCACCCCGGCCTCGGGCGACGCGACGCCGCGATCGCGCTGCCGACCACCGGTCGGCTACACGCACGTCGACATCGGCTCTCTCGGCACCGGGTTCGACGATCCGGTCGACGTCAACGACCGCGGCGTGGTCGTCGGCCGCAGCGAGACCCCCGACGGCATGCACGTGTTCGTCTGGCGCCGTGGCCGGATGACGGACATCACGCCTCCTGGCGGAAGCGACGCCACCGTGGCCGGCGTCAACGACCGGGGCAGCGTGGCCCACAGCTGGGCCGACCTGGTCGCCGCCCGCTACCAGACCGTGATATGGCACAACGGCCGGTCGACCGCCAGCATCTCCGGCGAACCGGTGCGCGACTTCAACGAGCGGGGCGACGTGCTCTTCTTCGACGCCGGGCTGTGGCGAGACGGCCGGTTCGTGCCGATCTCGGGCGACCTCGGCGGCCGGCTCCTCTTCGAAGAGCTGGGCGACGGCGGCCACGTCGCCGGCGTGGTGCTGCCGCCGACCCCTCCGGGAGGCGGCCACCCGACACCGTCCACGGGCTTCGTCTGGCACGACGGTGTGCTCACGGCCGCCGTCCCGCCACCGGGGACGTCCTTCGCGGTGGCGGTGGACGTCAACAGGTCGGGCTCCGTCCTGTTCTACGCGTTCTCGTCGTCCAACGCCCTGTGGCACGACGGGATCACCACCGACCTGGGCAGCCTCGGTGGGACGTCCTTGGTGGCAGAGGACATCAACGACCGTGGCCAGGTCATCGGTGAAGCGACCACCGCCTCGGGGGAGTGGCACCCCTTCCTCTGGGAGGCCGGCACCATCACCGATCTCCACCCGGTGGACGGCGAGACGAGCTCAGTCACCGCGATCAACGAGCGTGGAGAGGTCCTCGGCAGCACGAGCAGCGACGGGACCGTCGTGTGGTCGTGCGGGGCGACGGTCTCTCTCGGCCTCGGGGCGGTGGGGGTCGACATCAACGACCGGGGCCAGGTGCTCAGCGTCGCCTTCACGGAGCCGGGTCAGCCGATGAGGCTCTCCACACCGATCCGTCGCTAGCGACGCCTCGTCGGCCGGGCGGGGAGCGATGAGTTCGGGGCTGGGCCGGAGTCGAGGAGTGGACCCGCTCACCCGGGAGCCCCGATCGAACGGACGTGCCGCAGTGGTCGGCCCGGATGGCGTCGGTGCGGCCGGGGGGCGGCGCTGTGGCAGCTGTCGGCGGAGACCGCCCGGCCTCGCCGTCACCCCCGGCGGCGTGCGGCGGCCGGGCGCGCCGGGTCCTTCCGCAGCTTGAAGAGCACGAAGCCCGGTTCGGTCGACAACTTCTCGAACGCGTCCGGGTGGGTGTCGGCCATCTTGGGTTCGGGCCTCGGTTCGACCAGGCGCTCGATGAGGAACCCCGCCGCGGCGAACTCGTCGGTCATGGAGCTGAGCGGCATCCGCCAGGTCGTGATCTCCCAGCCTCGACTCCAGGTCTCCGTGACGGTGCCCACCTCGAAGTAGGAGCCGCCGAGCCGGCACCAGTCGGAGGTCGGGTGGTGGGTGCTGATCACGAGCGATCCACCGGGCCGCAGCACACGAGAGGCCTCGCCGAGGAACCCGGGGCGGTCGTTGACGTAGTGGTACGCGAGAGCGCAGAGCACGAGGTCGACCGACTCGTCCTGGAGCCAGTCGAACGGCTGGTCGAGGGCGTGGACCCGCAGGTCGACGGCGTCGCCCACCCGGCGCCGGGCGAGCTCGATCATCCGTGGCGAGGCATCGCACCCGACGACCTCGGCGCCCTGGTCACGAAGCCGCTCGAGATAGAGCCCGGGCCCGCACGCGGCGTCGAGGACCCGCCGGTTCGCCACGTCGCCCACGAGACGGAGCGTCGCCGGGCGATCGTAGAGAGCGTTGTACGGGGCCGTCGCCGCGTGGTCGTCGTACTCGTCGGCGAAGGCGTCGTACTGCAGGGGATCGGGGGCCGGCACCGGCCCAGCATCCCGCACGCGACGTCGAGGACTGGCTGCTCAGGCAGGTCGGCCGGCACGACCGGACGTGAACGCGGCGACGGCACCACCGTCGACGAGGACGTCGGTGCCGGTCATCGGCGCCAGGTGGGCGGCCATCGACGCCAGCAGGACGCCGACCGACCCCGGGCCGAGCGTAGGTCGAAGCCGAGCACCTCGACGCCGGGGCCGAGACCTGCCGCGACCCGTTCGGCGCCGGCGACGTCGAGGTCGGCGAGGAGCAGCCTCCGGCCCTCACCCCCGAGCCGGCCGGCGATGGCGGCGCCCATCCCGGACGCGGCGCCGATGACGACGTCCGTCTTCATCCCGTCCACCTCCCTGCGGCCTGCCGGTGTTGGGAGCGGTCAGCTGACGCCGAGGAGGTCGACGACGAACACCAACGTCTCGCCGCCCTTGATGACACCGCCGGCGCCGGCGCCGCCGTAGCCCAGGTTGGGCGGGATGATGATGCGCCGGCGACCCCCGACCTTCATGCCGGCGACGCCCTGGTCCCAGCCCTTGATCACCTGCCCGCCCCCGAGGCCGAAGCTGAAGGTCTGCCCGCGGTCCCACGAGGCGTCGAACTGCTTGCGGGTGCTCCAGGCCACACCGACGTAGTGCACCTCGACGTCCTGGCCCGTCGTCGCCTCGGGCCCGTCGCCCACCACCACCTCTTCGATCTCCAGCTCCGTCGGCGGCGCGGTGCCCGGAGGGACGTACACGTGCGGCTTGTCGTCGGCCATGGCGAGCGACGCTACCCGCGGTCGTGGGGTGGCCGGTCCCATCGGAACCGGCCACCCCACACGACCATCGACGTGATCAGGCCAGGTCGAACCGGTCGAGGTTCATGACCTTGTCCCACGCGGCCACGAAGTCACGCACGAACTTCTCCTTCGAGTCGTCCTGTGCGTAGACCTCCGAGAGGGCTCGGAGCTGGGAGTTCGAACCGAAGACGAGGTCGACGGCGGTGGCGGTCCGCTTGACCTCGCCGGTGGCGCGATCGTGACCCTCGAAGACGTTCTCCGCCGAGGCGGATGCCTTCCACTCCGTGCTCATGTCGAGCAGGTTCACGAAGAAGTCGCTGGTCAGCGTCTCGGGCCGGTCGGTGAAGACGCCGTGGGCGGCACCCCCGGAGTTGGCGTCGAGGGCCCGCAGGCCGCCGACGAGGACGGTCATCTCGGGAGCGGTCAGCGTCAGCAGGTACGCCCGGTCCAGCAGCCGCGTCTCCGGCGACAGCTTGTCGTCGGCGTCGAGGTGGTTGCGGAACCCGTCGGCGGTCGGTTCGAGCACGGCGAACGAGTCGACGTCGGTCTGCTCCTGCGAGGCGTCGGTGCGCCCCGGTGCGAACGGGACCGTGACGTCGTGCCCGGCGCTCTTCGCCGCCTGCTCGACGGCCGCGCACCCACCCAGGACGATCAGGTCGGCGAGCGAGACCTTCGTCCCACCGGACTGCGAGCCGTTGAAGTCCTGCTGGATCTGCTCGAGGGCCTGCAGCACCTTGGCCAGCTCGGCCGGGTCGTTGACCTCCCAGTCCCTCTGCGGCGCGAGGCGAACCCGCGCCCCGTTGGCGCCGCCCCGCTTGTCGGTGCCGCGGAAGGTGGCCGCCGACGCCCACGCGGCGCCGACCAGCTGGGAGACGGACAGCCCCGAAGCGAGGATCGTGGCCTTAAGGGCCGCGATGTCCTGATCGCCGATCAGCTCGTGGTCGACCGCGGGGACGGGGTCCTGCCACAGCTGCGGCTCCGGGACCCACGGGCCGAGGTAGCGCGAGACCGGGCCCATGTCGCGGTGCAACAGCTTGAACCACGCCCGGGCGAACGCGTCGGCGAGCTGGTCGGGGTTCTCGTGGAAGCGCTGCGAGATCGGCCCGTAGATCGGGTCCAGCCGCAGCGCGAGGTCCGTCGTCAGCATCATCGGAGCGTGTCGCTTCGACGGATCATGGGCGTCGGGCACCGTGTCCTGAGCCGCGGGATCCGTCGGCGTCCACTGCTGCGCACCGGCAGGGCTCGTCGTCAGCTCCCACTCGTACCTGTACAGGTTGTCGAAGAACCCGTTGTCCCACTTCGACGGCTCGTTGGTCCATGCGCCCTCGAGCCCGCTGGTGATCGCGTCGACGCCCACGCCGCTGCCGGCGGTGTTCCGCCAGCCGAGGCCCTGCTCCT includes:
- a CDS encoding FKBP-type peptidyl-prolyl cis-trans isomerase, which encodes MADDKPHVYVPPGTAPPTELEIEEVVVGDGPEATTGQDVEVHYVGVAWSTRKQFDASWDRGQTFSFGLGGGQVIKGWDQGVAGMKVGGRRRIIIPPNLGYGGAGAGGVIKGGETLVFVVDLLGVS
- a CDS encoding class I SAM-dependent methyltransferase translates to MPAPDPLQYDAFADEYDDHAATAPYNALYDRPATLRLVGDVANRRVLDAACGPGLYLERLRDQGAEVVGCDASPRMIELARRRVGDAVDLRVHALDQPFDWLQDESVDLVLCALAYHYVNDRPGFLGEASRVLRPGGSLVISTHHPTSDWCRLGGSYFEVGTVTETWSRGWEITTWRMPLSSMTDEFAAAGFLIERLVEPRPEPKMADTHPDAFEKLSTEPGFVLFKLRKDPARPAAARRRG
- the katG gene encoding catalase/peroxidase HPI, which produces MSESENPVIPSPTPKPTGPRTNRDWWPNQLDLSVLHQHSPQSNPLDEDFDYAEELKTLDVDALKQDIVEVMTTSQDWWPSDYGHYGPFFIRLTWHAAGTYRIGDGRGGGGSGDQRFAPLNSWPDNASLDKARRLLWPVKQKYGRKISWADLLVLAGNAAMESMGFETFGFGFGREDIWEPDEISWGSEDEWLGDERYSGDRELSGHLGAVQMGLIYVNPEGPNGNPDPLAAARDIRETFARMAMNDEETVALIAGGHTFGKAHGAHSADYVGPEPEGAPLEEQGLGWRNTAGSGVGVDAITSGLEGAWTNEPSKWDNGFFDNLYRYEWELTTSPAGAQQWTPTDPAAQDTVPDAHDPSKRHAPMMLTTDLALRLDPIYGPISQRFHENPDQLADAFARAWFKLLHRDMGPVSRYLGPWVPEPQLWQDPVPAVDHELIGDQDIAALKATILASGLSVSQLVGAAWASAATFRGTDKRGGANGARVRLAPQRDWEVNDPAELAKVLQALEQIQQDFNGSQSGGTKVSLADLIVLGGCAAVEQAAKSAGHDVTVPFAPGRTDASQEQTDVDSFAVLEPTADGFRNHLDADDKLSPETRLLDRAYLLTLTAPEMTVLVGGLRALDANSGGAAHGVFTDRPETLTSDFFVNLLDMSTEWKASASAENVFEGHDRATGEVKRTATAVDLVFGSNSQLRALSEVYAQDDSKEKFVRDFVAAWDKVMNLDRFDLA